From Chryseobacterium sp. H1D6B, a single genomic window includes:
- a CDS encoding DUF5522 domain-containing protein — MAHLEIKENEDFYYNEQGYKVFTEKFHLKRGYCCKNGCRHCPYGYDKKTDTFIKNNKKDK; from the coding sequence ATGGCACATTTAGAAATCAAAGAAAATGAAGACTTTTACTATAATGAACAAGGTTACAAAGTTTTTACTGAAAAGTTCCACCTGAAAAGGGGCTACTGCTGTAAAAACGGTTGCAGGCATTGTCCATACGGATACGACAAAAAGACAGATACTTTCATAAAGAACAACAAAAAAGATAAATAA
- the namA gene encoding NADPH dehydrogenase NamA, with product MLYTPIKFRNVELKNRWVMSPMCMYSSENGMANDFHFVHYGSRSQGGTGLIMVEATGVEPRGRITNKCMGIWNDGQAEKLQKIVEFVHSNSDSKIGIQIAHAGRKGSTWNNIQISIEEGWETVAPSPIPYHPSERIPHELTAEEIKNQVQNFKEATRRAVKAGFDVIEIHGAHGYLVHQFLSPLSNVRTDEYGGSFENRIRFLLEIVDAVNEELNENTALFVRISGTEYAENGWNVQDSALLAKELKKHSVDVVDVSSGGNIHGAKISVFEGYQVPFSSEVRNEAEVRTAAVGLITKVEQAEEILQKGEADLIFIAREILRNPYIAVQGSFEMKEECFFPHQYLRAKISS from the coding sequence ATGTTATATACTCCAATAAAATTTAGAAATGTTGAACTGAAAAACCGCTGGGTAATGTCTCCAATGTGCATGTACTCTTCTGAAAACGGAATGGCAAATGATTTTCATTTTGTACATTACGGAAGCAGGTCACAGGGCGGAACAGGATTAATTATGGTTGAAGCAACCGGAGTGGAACCCCGCGGAAGAATCACCAATAAATGTATGGGCATATGGAATGACGGACAGGCTGAAAAACTTCAGAAAATTGTTGAATTTGTCCATTCTAATTCCGATAGTAAAATAGGAATTCAAATCGCGCATGCCGGAAGAAAAGGATCTACATGGAATAATATTCAGATTTCAATAGAAGAGGGCTGGGAAACCGTTGCACCAAGTCCGATTCCTTATCATCCGAGTGAAAGAATTCCACATGAATTGACTGCAGAGGAAATTAAAAACCAAGTACAGAATTTTAAGGAAGCAACGAGAAGAGCTGTAAAAGCCGGTTTTGATGTGATTGAAATTCATGGAGCCCACGGGTATTTGGTCCATCAGTTTCTATCTCCGCTTTCTAATGTAAGAACAGATGAATACGGAGGAAGCTTTGAAAACAGGATCCGTTTTTTATTAGAAATAGTAGATGCTGTAAATGAAGAATTAAACGAGAACACAGCACTTTTTGTGCGGATCTCCGGAACAGAATATGCTGAAAACGGCTGGAACGTTCAGGATAGTGCACTATTAGCTAAAGAATTGAAAAAGCATTCGGTAGATGTAGTAGATGTTTCAAGCGGCGGCAATATTCATGGAGCTAAAATTTCAGTTTTTGAGGGGTACCAGGTTCCATTTTCTTCAGAAGTAAGAAATGAAGCAGAAGTGAGAACTGCTGCGGTAGGACTGATTACAAAAGTAGAACAGGCCGAAGAGATCTTACAAAAAGGGGAAGCAGATTTAATATTTATAGCCAGAGAAATTTTAAGAAATCCTTATATTGCAGTTCAGGGATCGTTTGAAATGAAAGAAGAATGTTTTTTCCCGCATCAATATTTAAGAGCGAAAATTTCTTCTTAG
- the hemL gene encoding glutamate-1-semialdehyde 2,1-aminomutase — translation MKYQRSSALFDEAYKYIPGGVNSPVRAFKSVGGVPVFMKSAKGAYLTDADDNTYIDYINSWGPAILGHTHPEVLEALKLQAEKGFSFGAPTELETEIAKFIVENVPNIDQIRMVSSGTEACMSAVRLARGFTGRDKIVKFEGCYHGHSDSFLIKAGSGAATFGNPNSPGVTEGTAKDTLLARYNDFEQVEDLFRHNQGEIAAVIIEPVAGNMGCVLPENNFLQNLRRICDENGALLIFDEVMTGFRLAFGGAQELFNVKADLVTYGKVIGGGLPVGAFAGRNEIMDHLAPKGAVYQAGTLSGNPLAMRAGLKTLQIIKNDENFFNRINKTAETLDFEIGKILNEKGIAHRINRKGSMMSVFFHINAVSNFDEAERANHSLFNNFFHQMLNNGIYLPPSGYETYFISDAIKEKEIDMTLEAVRKFEYS, via the coding sequence ATGAAATACCAAAGAAGTTCAGCTTTATTCGATGAAGCTTACAAATACATTCCCGGAGGAGTAAATTCTCCGGTAAGAGCATTCAAATCAGTAGGAGGAGTCCCTGTATTTATGAAATCTGCAAAAGGGGCTTACCTTACCGATGCAGATGATAATACATACATCGACTATATCAACTCTTGGGGCCCGGCTATTTTAGGACATACCCATCCTGAAGTACTGGAGGCATTAAAACTTCAGGCTGAAAAAGGGTTTTCTTTCGGAGCACCGACAGAGCTGGAAACCGAAATTGCTAAATTCATCGTAGAAAATGTTCCGAATATTGACCAGATCAGAATGGTTTCTTCAGGAACAGAAGCTTGTATGAGCGCTGTAAGACTGGCAAGAGGTTTTACAGGAAGAGATAAAATTGTAAAATTTGAAGGCTGCTACCACGGTCATTCAGATTCTTTTCTGATCAAAGCAGGAAGCGGTGCCGCAACTTTTGGAAATCCAAATTCGCCGGGAGTGACAGAAGGTACAGCAAAAGATACTCTTTTAGCCCGTTATAATGATTTTGAGCAGGTAGAAGATCTATTCCGTCATAATCAAGGCGAAATTGCAGCTGTAATTATCGAACCTGTAGCTGGAAATATGGGCTGTGTACTTCCTGAAAATAACTTCTTACAAAACCTGAGAAGAATCTGTGATGAGAATGGTGCTTTATTAATTTTTGATGAGGTGATGACTGGTTTCAGATTAGCTTTTGGCGGTGCTCAGGAACTATTCAATGTTAAAGCAGATTTAGTGACCTATGGAAAAGTGATCGGCGGCGGACTGCCGGTGGGTGCTTTTGCCGGAAGAAACGAGATTATGGATCATTTAGCACCGAAAGGAGCGGTTTATCAAGCGGGAACATTAAGCGGAAATCCCTTAGCTATGAGAGCAGGTTTGAAAACACTTCAGATCATTAAAAATGACGAAAACTTTTTCAACAGAATCAATAAAACAGCAGAAACTTTAGATTTTGAAATCGGAAAAATTTTAAATGAAAAAGGAATTGCACATAGAATCAACAGAAAAGGATCAATGATGTCCGTTTTCTTCCACATCAATGCCGTTTCTAATTTTGATGAAGCGGAGAGAGCCAACCATTCATTATTCAATAATTTTTTCCATCAGATGTTAAATAATGGAATTTATCTTCCGCCAAGCGGCTATGAGACCTATTTCATCAGTGATGCGATCAAAGAAAAAGAAATTGATATGACTTTAGAGGCTGTCAGAAAATTTGAATATTCTTAA
- a CDS encoding pyridoxal-phosphate dependent enzyme, which produces MFLKIPSEPVPIQEITINKNIKLFIKREDLVHPQISGNKYWKLFNNINNYISRKPDNPFIITFGGAFSNHIAAVAVAGKLSETPTLGLIRGEELESRWRDNPTLSFASGNGMKFKFITREEYRNKEKLTEFLQQEFPDALIIPEGGTNEEAVEGVKMMLNNETKDFDYLCTAVGTGGTIAGISKFCEENQKVIGFKVVDDSSLQNKIEELTLKKNFNLIDSSFGGYGKINDENIRFINEFKERFNIALEPIYTGKMMQRIFEMIEEGYFPAHSRILCFHTGGLQGIEGANMLLEKQNRKLII; this is translated from the coding sequence ATGTTTTTAAAAATTCCTTCTGAACCTGTTCCTATTCAGGAAATTACAATCAATAAAAATATAAAGCTTTTTATTAAAAGAGAAGATTTAGTTCATCCTCAAATTTCAGGAAATAAATACTGGAAACTTTTTAATAATATCAATAATTATATCAGCAGAAAACCAGACAACCCATTCATTATTACCTTTGGCGGAGCTTTTTCAAATCATATCGCAGCCGTTGCCGTTGCAGGTAAATTATCTGAAACTCCCACACTAGGATTAATAAGAGGAGAGGAGCTGGAAAGCAGATGGCGGGACAATCCTACCTTAAGTTTCGCATCAGGGAACGGAATGAAATTTAAATTTATAACCCGTGAAGAATACCGGAATAAAGAAAAATTAACTGAATTTTTACAGCAGGAATTCCCAGACGCATTGATCATTCCAGAGGGCGGAACCAATGAAGAGGCAGTAGAGGGCGTAAAAATGATGCTGAATAACGAAACAAAAGATTTTGATTATCTTTGTACCGCAGTCGGAACAGGAGGAACAATTGCCGGAATTTCCAAGTTTTGTGAAGAAAATCAGAAAGTTATAGGTTTTAAAGTAGTTGACGACTCTTCTTTACAAAATAAAATAGAGGAATTAACCTTAAAGAAAAACTTTAATCTAATAGATTCGAGCTTTGGAGGTTATGGTAAAATAAACGATGAAAATATTCGTTTTATTAATGAATTTAAAGAGCGGTTCAATATTGCTTTAGAACCAATCTATACAGGGAAAATGATGCAGCGGATTTTTGAAATGATAGAAGAAGGATATTTTCCTGCACACAGTAGAATTTTGTGTTTTCATACCGGCGGTTTACAGGGTATTGAAGGTGCAAATATGCTTTTAGAAAAACAAAATAGAAAATTAATTATATAA
- a CDS encoding TonB-dependent receptor, producing MKKTLILILSSYGCFLFGQEKGIDTVYVFDSQMKKVKLFHKVNTITPQDVEKNSTNLSELLRYQTPVYIKENGRGAVSSPSFRGTSAQQTAFVWNGININSNFLGQGDINNIPLFGYDQIEVKPGGGSVIYGSGAIGGSIHLNNDLSFNKGFKGSLFTEIASFDTYNNFAKASYSNDKFSFNVSGSYSISQNDYEVEEKDYINRNGRYYNTSFNAGAAYKIADHQTISWQSQFFDASQYYPIFVENGNKTKYGAQSTRSLISWDINTNKLSNSLKAAYAEENFQYFGDINTPKTSGGTGKNYIFKNDFNYFILPKLNVNVITEFQVNKGEGYSSGIESISRNVGSLAGLLRYFPTKELRFEAGIKKDFVEDISSPVLYSFSGKWTPLQWYNVGLNFSKNFRFPSFNDLYWNPGGNLDLKPETSIQADMDHEFKFGDFKLNISPYYMRISDMIRWLPTPYGYWGAHNTNKVESYGLESQLTYNKEFNKKNSLRLNVGYSFSKSIDLETKNQLMYVPIHKVFGNADYRYDFFKIFVQGMFNGLTYTTSDEKRSDALNPYFVLNAGISATVLKKYTLGFKMNNITNTVYETTAYYPLPKRNYSIFATINF from the coding sequence ATGAAAAAAACTTTAATACTGATTTTATCGTCTTACGGCTGTTTTCTTTTTGGACAAGAGAAAGGCATTGATACTGTGTATGTTTTTGACAGTCAAATGAAGAAAGTAAAACTTTTTCATAAGGTTAATACCATAACACCTCAAGATGTTGAGAAAAATTCCACCAACCTTTCGGAACTTTTGCGTTACCAAACCCCTGTTTATATTAAAGAAAATGGGCGCGGAGCTGTTTCGTCACCTTCATTCCGGGGAACCAGTGCACAGCAGACCGCATTTGTCTGGAACGGGATCAATATCAATTCTAATTTCCTAGGACAGGGAGACATTAATAACATTCCTCTTTTTGGATATGACCAGATAGAAGTAAAGCCCGGAGGCGGAAGTGTAATTTATGGAAGCGGTGCTATTGGAGGAAGCATACACCTCAATAATGACTTAAGTTTTAATAAAGGTTTCAAAGGATCTTTATTTACTGAAATCGCTTCTTTTGATACCTATAATAATTTTGCAAAGGCTTCTTACAGCAATGACAAATTCAGTTTCAATGTTTCAGGAAGCTATTCTATCAGCCAGAATGATTATGAGGTAGAAGAAAAAGATTATATTAACAGAAACGGCAGATATTATAATACTTCTTTTAATGCAGGAGCCGCTTATAAAATTGCTGACCACCAAACAATATCCTGGCAGAGCCAGTTTTTCGATGCATCCCAGTACTATCCTATTTTTGTAGAAAACGGCAACAAAACAAAATATGGCGCTCAAAGCACCAGAAGTTTGATTTCCTGGGATATTAATACCAATAAGCTTTCCAATAGTCTGAAGGCAGCCTACGCAGAAGAAAACTTTCAATATTTTGGTGATATTAACACTCCAAAAACAAGCGGCGGAACTGGAAAAAATTACATTTTCAAAAACGATTTCAACTATTTTATCCTCCCTAAATTAAATGTAAACGTTATCACTGAGTTTCAAGTAAACAAAGGAGAAGGATATAGTTCAGGAATTGAAAGCATCAGTAGAAATGTAGGTTCTTTAGCGGGTTTATTAAGATATTTTCCAACCAAAGAGCTGCGTTTTGAAGCAGGAATTAAGAAAGATTTTGTAGAAGATATCAGTTCACCGGTTTTATATTCTTTTTCAGGAAAATGGACTCCTCTGCAATGGTATAATGTAGGTTTGAATTTTTCAAAAAACTTCAGATTTCCTTCCTTTAATGATCTTTACTGGAATCCCGGAGGAAATTTAGATCTAAAACCAGAAACTTCTATTCAAGCTGATATGGATCACGAGTTTAAGTTTGGAGATTTCAAGCTGAATATAAGTCCTTATTATATGCGGATTTCAGATATGATCCGATGGCTGCCTACCCCTTATGGATATTGGGGAGCTCATAATACCAATAAAGTAGAATCTTACGGGCTGGAATCCCAATTAACTTATAATAAAGAGTTTAATAAAAAAAACAGTTTAAGACTGAATGTGGGATATTCTTTCTCAAAATCAATAGATCTAGAAACAAAAAATCAGCTGATGTATGTACCTATCCATAAAGTTTTCGGAAATGCAGACTACCGGTATGATTTCTTTAAAATTTTTGTTCAGGGGATGTTCAACGGACTTACCTACACTACCTCTGATGAAAAGAGAAGTGATGCTTTAAATCCTTATTTCGTTTTGAACGCTGGTATTTCTGCAACTGTTTTAAAGAAATACACTTTAGGGTTTAAGATGAACAATATTACAAATACTGTTTATGAAACAACCGCATATTATCCTTTACCAAAAAGAAATTACAGTATTTTTGCAACCATTAATTTTTAA
- a CDS encoding DUF4136 domain-containing protein — MRKYIFILLVATLGLTSCSPFQVRSDYAETANFTSYKTYKIRIDDLKLNDIDKDRVLNELSRQLQSKGLTSGENPDLIVNVKANHKKVTDITNSSPYGMYGWGGPFGWGIGMSRTWTSNYNEGAIIVDLVDARSQKLVWQGIGSGISVDSPKAKQRQIPEIMAEIMKNYPPQRK; from the coding sequence ATGAGAAAATACATTTTTATTTTGTTAGTGGCAACCTTGGGCTTAACTTCTTGCAGCCCTTTCCAAGTACGTTCAGATTACGCTGAAACTGCCAATTTCACTTCTTATAAAACGTATAAAATAAGAATTGATGACTTAAAGTTGAATGATATTGATAAAGACAGAGTTTTGAATGAGTTATCAAGACAATTACAAAGCAAAGGTCTTACATCCGGAGAAAATCCTGATTTAATTGTAAATGTAAAAGCCAATCATAAAAAAGTAACCGATATTACGAACAGTTCCCCTTACGGAATGTACGGATGGGGCGGTCCTTTTGGATGGGGCATTGGTATGAGCAGAACATGGACAAGCAATTATAATGAAGGAGCAATCATTGTTGATCTTGTAGATGCCAGAAGCCAAAAATTAGTTTGGCAGGGAATAGGAAGCGGAATTTCCGTAGATTCTCCTAAAGCCAAACAAAGACAGATCCCTGAAATCATGGCAGAAATCATGAAAAACTATCCTCCTCAGAGAAAATAA
- a CDS encoding DUF2752 domain-containing protein, with translation MKIEDFMLPCPSKKFLGIECFGCGTQRAIVLVFEGRFAEAFHMFPAVYTLLLFFCMVALNFIDKKRNYGNALVFLAIINSVIMVIAYFYKHLYLNLH, from the coding sequence ATGAAAATTGAAGACTTTATGTTGCCCTGCCCAAGCAAAAAATTCTTAGGAATAGAATGTTTTGGATGCGGTACCCAGAGAGCGATAGTTTTGGTTTTTGAAGGGAGATTTGCGGAAGCTTTTCATATGTTTCCGGCAGTATATACCTTACTGCTGTTTTTCTGTATGGTAGCACTGAATTTTATTGATAAAAAAAGAAATTACGGAAATGCACTCGTTTTTTTGGCTATAATTAATTCAGTTATAATGGTAATTGCTTACTTTTACAAACATCTATATTTAAATTTACACTAA
- the cdd gene encoding cytidine deaminase: MKKDIQISYEQFKNSTELNDIEKRLFERAKQARENAYAPYSNFLVGCAVLLENGEIFSGNNQENAAYPSGLCAERTTLFWVAANFPNEKVKKIFVVGGPKAVSPEDPPIPPCGACRQSLIEYETKQNENIDLYFSSMNEEVVKVHSIKDLLPFYFDATFL; encoded by the coding sequence ATGAAAAAAGACATTCAAATCAGTTACGAGCAATTTAAAAATAGTACGGAACTGAACGATATAGAAAAAAGACTTTTTGAAAGAGCAAAACAAGCACGTGAAAACGCTTATGCACCCTATTCTAATTTTTTGGTGGGCTGTGCAGTCCTGCTGGAAAATGGAGAGATATTCTCCGGTAACAACCAAGAGAATGCAGCTTATCCTTCCGGACTTTGTGCCGAAAGAACAACTTTGTTCTGGGTAGCCGCGAACTTTCCTAATGAAAAAGTAAAAAAAATATTCGTAGTAGGCGGTCCTAAAGCAGTTTCTCCGGAAGACCCTCCTATTCCGCCATGCGGAGCCTGCAGACAGAGCTTAATAGAATATGAGACAAAGCAGAATGAGAATATTGATCTTTACTTTTCAAGTATGAATGAAGAGGTGGTAAAAGTACATTCTATTAAAGATCTGCTTCCATTTTATTTTGACGCTACATTTTTATAA
- a CDS encoding CCC motif membrane protein: MDQQKLPNAQTVLILGIVSIVGTCCCTGLVGIICGLIGMNKYKKDKMLYDQNPGLYSDFNNLNTGRILCIIGLVLGGLQILYMIIVIATGGWDAYMQQIQEISKMGRQ, encoded by the coding sequence ATGGATCAACAAAAATTACCAAATGCACAGACGGTGCTTATTCTAGGAATTGTTTCTATTGTAGGAACTTGCTGCTGTACAGGTTTAGTAGGAATTATTTGCGGCCTTATTGGTATGAACAAGTATAAAAAAGATAAAATGCTTTACGACCAAAATCCAGGGTTGTATTCAGATTTCAATAACTTGAATACTGGACGTATTTTATGCATTATAGGCCTTGTATTAGGAGGTTTACAAATACTTTATATGATCATCGTTATCGCTACAGGAGGATGGGATGCTTATATGCAGCAGATTCAGGAGATATCTAAAATGGGAAGACAATAA
- a CDS encoding endonuclease, whose translation MKKIILFLFLGGAANAQAPSGYYSSANGLSGAPLKTALSSIITNGHQDKGYNGLWTGYKTTDIDKTYENDGSIMDIYSEKPSGADPYKFTPGTSQCGTYSVEGDCYNREHIVPQSLFNESSPMVADIHFIRATDGKVNGMRSNYPYGKVGTATFTSKNGSKLGNSVSSGYSGVVFEPIDEFKGDVARMIFYFVTRYQSKLSTFSSGNMLGNTTFPGLQTWELNVLLAWNNQDPVSQAEITRNNASYTYQGNRNPFIDNPSYVNLIWGSQQPSSDTQAPAAVTGLNVSGKTSSSISLAWNASTDNVGVTSYAVYMNGSLKTTVSSTSTTITGLSSSTAYNFYVTAKDAAGNSSANSSTVSGTTSSGTSTPASNCVNETFETIPAGITSYSTQTWTNSGITWTATDSRTDQTISNKAITVRSGSLKSSTSGSGIGSLTVTTQLKFSGSNGTFDVQVNGVKVGTVPYGSTAATTTINNINISGNVAVALVNTSSSDRVALDNLSWTCYSGTTKQNSTLSAELKSNSQELQISPNPISNQEIFVKGDIKSIKKAEIYNLQGKVIQTINNPFSRDRNSIKIKNLEQGVYILKLDNTALKFIVK comes from the coding sequence ATGAAAAAAATTATCTTATTTCTTTTCTTGGGCGGTGCAGCGAATGCACAGGCTCCTTCAGGATATTATTCATCTGCCAATGGATTATCAGGCGCTCCTTTAAAAACAGCATTAAGTTCGATTATTACCAACGGACATCAGGACAAAGGGTACAACGGACTCTGGACAGGCTACAAAACCACTGACATTGATAAAACCTATGAAAATGACGGTTCTATCATGGATATTTATTCCGAAAAGCCTTCTGGAGCTGATCCCTATAAATTTACTCCCGGAACCAGCCAGTGCGGTACTTACTCTGTAGAAGGTGACTGCTACAACCGTGAGCATATTGTTCCTCAAAGTTTATTCAACGAATCTTCGCCAATGGTTGCTGACATCCATTTTATCAGAGCAACTGATGGAAAGGTCAACGGTATGAGAAGTAATTACCCCTATGGAAAAGTAGGAACAGCTACTTTCACTTCTAAAAACGGTTCAAAGCTAGGAAATTCTGTTTCTTCAGGATATTCAGGGGTTGTTTTTGAACCGATCGATGAGTTTAAAGGCGATGTTGCCCGTATGATCTTCTATTTCGTTACCCGTTATCAAAGCAAACTGTCTACTTTCTCTTCCGGAAATATGCTGGGAAATACTACTTTCCCGGGATTACAGACATGGGAGCTGAATGTTTTATTAGCCTGGAATAATCAAGATCCTGTTTCTCAAGCTGAGATCACTAGAAACAATGCTTCTTATACTTATCAGGGAAATAGAAACCCATTCATCGATAACCCTAGTTATGTAAATCTCATCTGGGGATCTCAGCAGCCTTCATCAGATACACAGGCTCCAGCAGCTGTTACCGGCTTGAATGTTTCAGGAAAGACGTCCAGCAGTATTTCTCTTGCATGGAATGCCTCAACAGATAATGTAGGAGTTACTTCATATGCCGTTTACATGAATGGAAGCCTGAAAACTACCGTAAGTTCAACTTCAACAACGATCACAGGATTAAGTTCTTCAACAGCCTATAACTTCTATGTTACAGCAAAAGATGCAGCAGGAAATTCTTCTGCGAACAGCTCAACAGTTTCCGGAACTACCAGCTCCGGCACTTCTACTCCAGCATCCAACTGCGTGAATGAAACTTTTGAAACCATTCCAGCAGGTATTACATCATATTCTACACAGACATGGACCAACAGCGGTATTACATGGACAGCAACAGATTCAAGAACAGATCAGACCATTTCAAATAAAGCCATTACTGTAAGAAGCGGTTCGTTGAAATCAAGCACGTCAGGCAGTGGTATTGGTTCTTTAACAGTAACCACTCAATTGAAATTTTCTGGCAGCAATGGTACTTTTGATGTACAGGTGAACGGCGTGAAAGTAGGAACTGTTCCTTACGGTTCAACTGCAGCCACGACTACAATCAACAATATTAATATTTCAGGAAATGTTGCGGTGGCACTTGTTAACACTTCATCAAGCGACAGAGTTGCTTTAGATAATTTAAGCTGGACATGTTATTCCGGAACGACAAAACAAAACAGTACACTTTCTGCTGAATTAAAATCAAATTCTCAAGAGCTTCAGATATCTCCTAATCCAATTTCTAATCAGGAAATATTCGTTAAAGGAGATATTAAAAGTATCAAGAAAGCAGAGATCTACAACCTGCAGGGAAAAGTAATACAGACTATTAACAATCCTTTCAGCAGAGATAGAAATTCAATTAAAATTAAAAACTTAGAACAGGGAGTTTATATTTTAAAACTAGATAATACTGCGCTGAAGTTTATTGTTAAATAG
- a CDS encoding glucosaminidase domain-containing protein, with protein MKRLFLLISLLVLSKFSAQTWATEDQYIQKFAQYAVEEMEKYKIPASITLAQGLLETGGGQSRLALEGKNHFGIKCKEDWTGKTMKHTDDAPNECFRVYEDPRQSYEDHSIFLSTRKYYTNLFNLDMKDYKAWAYGLKKAGYATNPRYASILIGKIERYKLYEFDETNSKDVLYAVLKMYPDLKDDRSFMARLDPVKEKKEPVTVKVPYKQTSYAQQQKRVERIKTKAEILNSILIKSHPNDGLKYIVIPDDTNVQYIAAKFKISESRLIKWNELESDVLKKNDIVFLESKNSAGNTATYKAEEGEDMHDIAQKFGIKLNKLYAKNRMDDGQKPSAGQLIYLIDKKPRN; from the coding sequence ATGAAAAGACTTTTCTTGCTAATAAGCCTTTTAGTTTTATCAAAATTCTCGGCTCAAACGTGGGCTACAGAAGATCAGTATATTCAAAAATTTGCCCAGTATGCGGTAGAAGAGATGGAAAAGTATAAAATTCCGGCTTCTATTACACTTGCTCAAGGTCTTTTAGAGACTGGAGGAGGGCAGAGCCGTCTGGCTTTGGAAGGAAAAAATCACTTTGGTATAAAATGTAAAGAAGACTGGACAGGGAAAACCATGAAACACACTGATGATGCTCCCAACGAGTGCTTCCGTGTATATGAAGATCCAAGACAGTCTTACGAAGACCATTCCATATTTTTATCTACCAGAAAATACTATACAAATCTTTTCAACTTAGATATGAAAGATTATAAAGCCTGGGCTTATGGTCTTAAAAAAGCAGGATATGCAACCAATCCCCGTTATGCTTCGATTCTGATCGGCAAGATTGAAAGATATAAACTTTACGAGTTCGATGAGACCAATTCAAAAGATGTTCTTTACGCAGTTCTTAAGATGTACCCGGATCTTAAAGATGACAGATCTTTTATGGCCAGATTAGACCCTGTTAAAGAAAAAAAAGAACCGGTAACTGTTAAGGTTCCTTATAAACAGACTTCTTATGCCCAGCAGCAAAAAAGGGTAGAAAGAATAAAAACCAAAGCTGAAATCCTTAATTCAATTTTGATTAAAAGCCATCCTAATGACGGCTTAAAATATATTGTAATTCCTGACGATACCAATGTTCAGTACATTGCGGCTAAGTTTAAAATAAGCGAAAGCCGATTAATAAAATGGAATGAGCTGGAAAGCGACGTTCTAAAAAAGAACGATATTGTTTTCTTGGAATCTAAAAATTCTGCTGGAAATACAGCAACCTATAAAGCGGAAGAAGGTGAAGATATGCACGATATCGCCCAGAAATTCGGAATCAAACTAAATAAATTGTACGCCAAAAATAGAATGGATGACGGGCAGAAGCCGTCTGCAGGGCAATTGATTTATCTGATAGACAAAAAACCTAGAAACTAA